Genomic segment of Xanthomonas sp. DAR 35659:
CGCCCGACCCGGACGACCCGCCGCCGTCGATCGATGCCGCGCTGTTGCAGGAGATCTGCACGCGCACGCCGGGCTACTCGGCCTGGCAGCAGCCGGTCTGGCTGACCCATTGCGACAGGCCTTGCGCCTTCCTCGGCTACGCTGGCCGCGACGACCTCGCGCCGATCCTGGAGCAGGTCAGGCCCGACATCGTCGAGGTCAATCCGCGCGATGCGGACTGGCTGCTGGCGCGGTTGTCCCGCGACGGGATGCTGGTCGGCTGCCTGTTCCGGTGCCTGGCCTGCGGCCAGCATCGCCTGCATGTCGACATGGGCTGACTCAAGCCTTTGATTGGATTCGGTTCGAGGCCTTCGCGCGTGCGGTCCCAGGCGCGGTCGAGCGCTGCGCCATCGAAGTGAGCGCCTTGCTTGCGGGTGCCGTCACCACGCGTAGTGGGTGAGCACCAGTTGCGGATCTAGGTCCAGCCGCGCGAAGCCGATCACGCAGACCTGTCCGGCGACGAACTGGGCGCAAAGCGTTTCGGTCAAGCGCAGGTGCAGACGCTGCTGCGCCAGGTCGATCGCGCAGACGCGGGCGGCGGCGAAGTCGAAATAGCGTCCGACCACGCCGAACGCGGCCTTGAACAGGCTTTCCTTGGCCGAGAACAGGGCGGTCAGCAGCGCGTCGTACGGCCACTGCGCATCGGCGGCCGTCGTCAGCAGCGCGGCCTCCGCGGCGTCGATCGCCACGTCCAGCACCGCCTCGCGCGCGGCGGGCGCGAGCAGCCGCTCCAGGTCGATGCCGATGCCCTGGCCCCGGTCGCCGGCCAGCGCCAGCGCCGCGGCGCAGCCGTCGCTGTGGGAGATGCTGCCCAGGCTGCCGGGCGGCCAGCACGGCTGGCGCGAGGCGCCGATCGCGATCTCGGCTTGCGCCCGCGCCGGCCCGAGCGCCTCGCCCAGCGCCAGGCGCGCGGCCAGGCGCCCGAACAGGAATTCGGCCTGGCGCTTGCGCACGCTGCGCGCCACGCTGTCCGGGCAGGCGATCGCCGCCGCGGCGAAGGCCCGCGCATCGAAGCGCGTGGCATCGAAGGCCAGCACGTAGAGCGGCGTGGCGACGCCGAGCAGATAGCGCCGTGCTCCCCGCGACGCGGCGGCGACCGCCGGCGGCAGGTCCAGTCGCAGCGGCTGGCCGATCAATGGGGCGGTCTTCACTGTGCGCCTTTGGCGCCGATGGCGCGTAGCGGCGCCTCGGAAAGCACTGGCGCAGTCGGGCGCCGCCAGGCCCGTCCCGGGCCGGGCTTGGCGGTGGCGCCGACGAGCGGCCGCGCCCAGGCGCCCGCGGCGCGTGGGGTGGCAGACAGGTGCGGAAGGTTCGGGGGGCGGGCGTTCACCCGGCCAGTGTCGCAAAACCCGCACTTGCTCGGCACCGCCACCGCCGCGGGGGAGGGCGCAAGGTGTCCGGCCTTGCGGCGCGGTCCCCGCACTGCCATACTTTCCGGCTTCCTGTGCCCGTCGTGGCAGGAACCCTTGCTCCACCGCACCCGTCCCGGGCTCGCGGGGGGCTGTCCGGCCCTCGGGCCACATCCGAAAGGTATACCCACATGAGTCGTCATTACGAAATCGTGTTCCTGGTCCATCCGGACCAGAGCGAGCAGGTCCCGGCCATGATCGAGCGCTACAAGTCGCTGGTCGAGAACGGCAGCGGCACCATCCACCGCCTGGAAGACTGGGGCCGCCGCCAGCTGGCGTACCCGATCCAGAACCTGGTGAAGGCGCACTACGTCATGCTGAACATCGAAGTCGACCAGGCCATCCTGGCCGAGCTGGTCGAGAGCTTCCGCTTCAACGACGCCGTGCTGCGCCACCTGGTGATCAAGCGCGACGGCGCCGACACCGAGCAGTCGCTGATCATGAAGAGCAAGGACGAGAAGGGCGACAAGCCCGAGCGCAGTGAGCGCCGTCGCCGCGACGACGAGGAAGGCGAAGCGCCTGCCGCCGCCACCGATACCGACGGCGACGCCGCCGAAGCCGCCTAAGGAGCACTGCCATGTCCAAGTTCTTCCGTCGTCGCAAGTTCTGCAAGTTCACCGCCGAGGGCGTCAAGGAGATCGATTACAAGGATCTCAACACCCTGCGCCAGTACCTCACCGAGAACGGCAAGATCGTGCCGAGCCGCGTGACCGGCACCAAGTCCAAGTACCAGCGCCAGCTGGCCACGGCGGTCAAGCGCGCGCGTTTCCTCGCGCTGATCCCGTACACGGACAACCACGACGTTTAATTCCGGGTCTCCCGGCATGTAATGGCCCGCACCTCCCGGTGCGGGCATTCGAACGAAGTCTGGCGATTGAAGAGTGCGGTGCGGTCGGGACGCGATTCCCGATTCCCGTTTCCCGATTCCCGGCTTCTCCTATTCGGACAGCACCCGTTGCGGCGGCCACGTGCCGACGCTAACGAATAACGGAGCAAGACCATGCAACTGATTCTTCTGCAGAAAGTGACCAACCTGGGCGGCCTCGGCGACAAGGTCGACGTCAAGCCGGGCTACGGCCGCAACTACCTGGTGCCGCAGGGCAAGGCCGTGCCGGCCACCGCCGCCAACATCGCCGAGTTCGAAGCCAAGCGCGCCGAGTACGAAGCCAAGGCCAAGTCGATCCACGATGACGCGCAGGCCCGTGCCGCCAAGCTGGAAGGCGCCAGCGTGACCATCAAGGCCAACGCGTCCACCGAAGGCAAGCTGTACGGCTCGGTAGGCCCGCGCGACATCGCCGAGGCCTTCACCGCCGCCGGCCTGCCGCTGGAAAAGGGCGAAGTGGTGCTGGGCGAAGGCGCGTTCCGCAACATCGGCGAGTACGACGTGCTGGTGCGCCTGCATGCCGACGTCGAGACCTCGGTCAAGGTCGTGGTCGAAGCCGACGCCTGATCCTCGGCGTCGTACGCTGTACCGAAACGGGCGCCGCAAGGTGCCCGTTTCGTTTGCGGCGCGCGGCCCCGGCGCCCGCCATGGCCGTTATACTCACCGGTTCGTGCCTGTTTCCTGTCCGGCGATCGTAGTCGTATCAAGGGGTTGGAGGCGGGACTTCACCTGGATATTCATTAGCGGCAGCGCGTGCCGGCCTGCCGGCCGCGCGCCTGCCATGGATTGCCCGACCCATGCGCCTGTCGACCATCAAGCTGTCCGGCTTCAAGTCCTTCGTCGATCCGACCACGCTGCACCTGCCGACCAACATGACCGGCATCGTCGGTCCGAACGGCTGCGGCAAGTCGAACATCATCGACGCGGTGCGCTGGGTGATGGGCGAAAGCTCGGCCAGCCGCCTGCGCGGCGACTCGCTGACCGACGTGATCTTCTCCGGCTCCTCGGCGCGCAAGCCGGTGTCGCAGGCCACGGTCGAACTGATCTTCGACAACTCCGACCACACCATTTCCGGCGAGTACGCGGCGTTCAACGAGATCTCGGTCAAGCGCCAGGTCAGCCGCGACGGCAGCAGCAGCTACTACCTCAACGGCACCAAGTGCCGGCGCCGCGACATCACAGACCTGTTCCTGGGCACCGGCCTGGGCCCGCGCAGCTACTCGATCATCGAGCAGGGCATGATCAGCCAGATCATCGAGGCGCGCCCGGAGGACCTGCGCGTGTACTTGGAGGAGGCTGCCGGCATCTCCAAGTACAAGGAGCGGCGCAAGGAGACCGAGACCCGCATCCGCCATACCCGCGAGAACCTGGAACGCCTGGGCGATTTGCGCGAGGAGATCGGCAAGCAGCTCGAACACCTCAAGCGCCAGGCGCGCCAGGCCGAGCAGTACCAGGCGCTGCAGGAGGAACGGCGGATCAAGGACGCGCAATGGAAGGCGCTGGAATACCGCGGCCTGGACGGACGCCTGCAGGGCCTGCGCGAGGCGCTGGGCCAGGAAGAGACGCGGCTGCAGCAGTTCATCGCCGAACAGCGCGATGCCGAGGCGCGGATCGAGACCGGCCGCGTGCGCCGCGAGGAAGCCGCCGAGGCGCTGAGCAAGGCCCAGGCCGAGGTCTACCAGGTCGGCAGCACCCTGGCCCGCATCGAGCAGCAGATCCAGCACCAGCGCGACCTGTCGCAGCGCCTGCACAAGGCGCGCGACGAGGCGCAGCTGGCGCTGGCCGAACTCGGCCAGCACATCAGCGGCGACGAGGCCAAGCTGGCGCTGCTGCGCGAATCGGTGGACGTGGCCGGGCCGCAGCTGGAGGAATTGCAGGAAGACAACGAATTCAAGCAGGAAGCGCTGCGCGAGGCCGAGGCGCGCCTGGCCGACTGGCAGCAGCGCTGGGAATCGCATCAGCGCAACACCGCCGAGGCCTCGCGCGCCGGCGAAGTCGAGCGCACCCGCGTCGACTACCTGGACCGGCAGTCGCTGGAGGCCGAGCGCCGCCGCGAGGCGCTGGTCGCCGAGCGCGCCGGGCTGGATCTGGACGCGCTGGCCGCCGCGTTCGAGCAGATCGAACTGCAGCACGAGACCCAGCGCGCCGCGCTGGATGGCCTCAACGAGCAGGTCGAGACCCGCAAGCAGGCGGTGGTGGCGCTGCAGGAGCAGCAGCGCGGCGCGCAGGCCGAACTGGCCGAGGTGCGCAAGCAGGCGCAGGCCGCGCGTGGCCGGCTGTCGTCGCTGGAAACCCTGCAGCAGGCCGCGCTTGGCCAGGAGCAGGGCGCCGCGGTGGCCTGGCTGAAGGCGCGCGGGCTGGACTCGGCGGCGCGCGTGGGCGAGCGCATCAGGGTGGAGAGCGGCTGGGAGAACGCGGTCGAAGGCGCGCTCGGGCAACTGATCGAAGGCGTGCTGGTCGATGCGCCGGAAACCCTGGTCGATGCGCTGGGCGAACTCGGCGAAGGCCGCATCGCGCTGGTCAGTGGCGCCGAGGCGGCCGGCGATTTCGCGCCGACCTCGCTGGCTGCCAAGGTGCAGGGGCCGATCGCGATCCGCCGGCTGCTGGCGCGGCTGCACGTGGCCGAGGATCTGGCCACCGCGCGCGCCTTGCTGCCGCAGCTGGGCGAGGGCGATTCCATCGTCACCCGCGATGGCGCGCGCCTGGGCGAGGGCTGGCTGCGCGTGTCGCGCTCCGGCGCGGCCAAGCAGGGCGCGCTGCTGCGCGAACGCGAGATCCAGACCCTGCGCGGCCAGATCGACGCGCTGCAGGAGCGCGAGGCGGAACTGGAACAGCGCCTGGCGAATCTGCGCGAGCAATCGCTGGCCGCCGAACAGCAACGCGAGGAAGCGCAGCGCCAGTTGTACCAGGCGCACCGCAGCGTGTCCGAGCTGGCCGGGCAATTGCAGAGCCAGCAGGGCAAGGTCGACGCCGCGCGCACCCGCATCGAGCGCATCGAGGCGGAGATCGCGCAGTTGCTGGAGACCCTGGACAGCAGCCGCGAGCAGGCGCGCGAGGCGCGCTCCAAGCTGGAGGACGCGGTCACCAGCATGGGCGACCTGGAGTCGGTGCGGCACGCGCTGGAAAGCGAACGCCGCCAGCTCACCGAGGCGCGCGACCTGGCCCGCGACGCCGCGCGGCGGGTGCGCGAGGCGGCGCACGCGCTGGCCCTGACCCTGGAGTCGCAGCGCGCGCAGATCGCCTCGCTGAGCCAGGCGTTGGAGCGCATGGGCAACCAGCGCGGGCAACTGGATACGC
This window contains:
- the rpsR gene encoding 30S ribosomal protein S18, producing MSKFFRRRKFCKFTAEGVKEIDYKDLNTLRQYLTENGKIVPSRVTGTKSKYQRQLATAVKRARFLALIPYTDNHDV
- the rpsF gene encoding 30S ribosomal protein S6 gives rise to the protein MSRHYEIVFLVHPDQSEQVPAMIERYKSLVENGSGTIHRLEDWGRRQLAYPIQNLVKAHYVMLNIEVDQAILAELVESFRFNDAVLRHLVIKRDGADTEQSLIMKSKDEKGDKPERSERRRRDDEEGEAPAAATDTDGDAAEAA
- a CDS encoding 4'-phosphopantetheinyl transferase family protein, with product MKTAPLIGQPLRLDLPPAVAAASRGARRYLLGVATPLYVLAFDATRFDARAFAAAAIACPDSVARSVRKRQAEFLFGRLAARLALGEALGPARAQAEIAIGASRQPCWPPGSLGSISHSDGCAAALALAGDRGQGIGIDLERLLAPAAREAVLDVAIDAAEAALLTTAADAQWPYDALLTALFSAKESLFKAAFGVVGRYFDFAAARVCAIDLAQQRLHLRLTETLCAQFVAGQVCVIGFARLDLDPQLVLTHYAW
- the rplI gene encoding 50S ribosomal protein L9, encoding MQLILLQKVTNLGGLGDKVDVKPGYGRNYLVPQGKAVPATAANIAEFEAKRAEYEAKAKSIHDDAQARAAKLEGASVTIKANASTEGKLYGSVGPRDIAEAFTAAGLPLEKGEVVLGEGAFRNIGEYDVLVRLHADVETSVKVVVEADA
- a CDS encoding CbrC family protein — translated: MQPPPFRHHPNAYALCFAQERGVCDCCGATRAWRYQGPFYCAGDGPQFLCPWCIADGRAAARFDGEFTGWTEIEGVSPDPDDPPPSIDAALLQEICTRTPGYSAWQQPVWLTHCDRPCAFLGYAGRDDLAPILEQVRPDIVEVNPRDADWLLARLSRDGMLVGCLFRCLACGQHRLHVDMG
- the smc gene encoding chromosome segregation protein SMC, yielding MRLSTIKLSGFKSFVDPTTLHLPTNMTGIVGPNGCGKSNIIDAVRWVMGESSASRLRGDSLTDVIFSGSSARKPVSQATVELIFDNSDHTISGEYAAFNEISVKRQVSRDGSSSYYLNGTKCRRRDITDLFLGTGLGPRSYSIIEQGMISQIIEARPEDLRVYLEEAAGISKYKERRKETETRIRHTRENLERLGDLREEIGKQLEHLKRQARQAEQYQALQEERRIKDAQWKALEYRGLDGRLQGLREALGQEETRLQQFIAEQRDAEARIETGRVRREEAAEALSKAQAEVYQVGSTLARIEQQIQHQRDLSQRLHKARDEAQLALAELGQHISGDEAKLALLRESVDVAGPQLEELQEDNEFKQEALREAEARLADWQQRWESHQRNTAEASRAGEVERTRVDYLDRQSLEAERRREALVAERAGLDLDALAAAFEQIELQHETQRAALDGLNEQVETRKQAVVALQEQQRGAQAELAEVRKQAQAARGRLSSLETLQQAALGQEQGAAVAWLKARGLDSAARVGERIRVESGWENAVEGALGQLIEGVLVDAPETLVDALGELGEGRIALVSGAEAAGDFAPTSLAAKVQGPIAIRRLLARLHVAEDLATARALLPQLGEGDSIVTRDGARLGEGWLRVSRSGAAKQGALLREREIQTLRGQIDALQEREAELEQRLANLREQSLAAEQQREEAQRQLYQAHRSVSELAGQLQSQQGKVDAARTRIERIEAEIAQLLETLDSSREQAREARSKLEDAVTSMGDLESVRHALESERRQLTEARDLARDAARRVREAAHALALTLESQRAQIASLSQALERMGNQRGQLDTRLGELSAQLSEGDSPVVALEAEHQAALSERVRTDRVLGEARTLLDGIDHELRALEQTRQQRDEQALAQRERIAQRRLDQQALVLSAEQLSAAVVKAGFVLEDVINGLPEQADPAEWEQAVQQIDARMRRLEPVNLAAISEYGEAAQRAEYLEAQDVDLNTALETLEDAIRKIDRETRGRFKDTFDRVNSGVQALYPRLFGGGHAYLELTGEDLLDTGVAIMARPPGKRVSSISLLSGGEKAMTAVALVFAIFQLNPAPFCLLDEVDAPLDEANVGRLAAMVREMSEKVQFLFVSHNKATMEAAHQLSGVTMREPGVSRLVSVDLEEAARLAGAA